The following proteins come from a genomic window of Pirellula staleyi DSM 6068:
- a CDS encoding thiolase family protein: MSTPYLIAARRTPLGKLTGALASFSAQELASMAMLAAVADANIDPVLVEEVILGQVLQAGAGQAPARQALLLAGLPVATTSVTINRVCGSGLDAITQAARMIRAGDARVVVAGGMESMSRAPHLLTTGRTGVKFGDLTLLDALQHDGLTCATEKLSMGAIADRLATQHSIAREELDAFALESHHRAAKAQELALFQKEIVPISITAKSGTTTVDRDEGPRPGIIANDLARLRPAFDPAGTTTAGNASQISDGAAAVVVVSEEIASHATGALRAKIVATSSVSRAPRDLFEAPIDAVYQLLNRARWNSADVDLWEINEAFASQTIACMRGLSIKHDRLNVHGGAIALGHPIGCSGARVVVTLLHALAARGLSRGVATLCLGGGGAVAIAVELQP, translated from the coding sequence ATGTCGACTCCTTATTTGATTGCGGCACGCCGAACACCTCTGGGAAAACTTACCGGCGCACTCGCAAGTTTCTCGGCGCAGGAACTTGCTTCCATGGCAATGCTCGCTGCTGTCGCCGATGCGAATATCGATCCTGTTCTCGTCGAGGAAGTGATTCTGGGACAAGTGCTCCAGGCGGGTGCGGGACAAGCCCCCGCGCGCCAAGCGCTGCTGCTGGCCGGCTTACCTGTCGCGACAACCTCGGTGACGATCAACCGCGTTTGCGGTTCGGGGCTCGATGCGATTACGCAAGCCGCTCGAATGATTCGTGCTGGCGATGCGCGCGTGGTGGTGGCGGGCGGCATGGAGAGCATGAGCCGAGCACCCCATTTGCTAACCACAGGTCGCACCGGCGTGAAGTTTGGCGACCTCACGCTCCTCGACGCGCTGCAGCACGACGGGCTCACCTGCGCCACCGAAAAACTCTCGATGGGAGCCATTGCCGATCGGCTGGCGACCCAACATTCGATCGCGCGCGAAGAACTCGATGCCTTCGCGCTCGAAAGTCATCATCGCGCAGCCAAAGCCCAAGAACTGGCGCTCTTTCAAAAAGAGATCGTACCGATTTCAATCACGGCGAAATCGGGAACCACCACCGTGGATCGCGACGAAGGTCCCCGACCGGGAATCATTGCAAATGATCTTGCGCGACTGCGTCCCGCGTTCGATCCAGCGGGAACAACGACCGCCGGGAATGCCTCGCAGATCAGCGACGGAGCAGCTGCAGTGGTGGTGGTGAGTGAAGAAATCGCTAGTCATGCCACTGGAGCATTACGGGCGAAAATAGTGGCCACCAGCAGCGTGAGCCGTGCACCTCGCGACTTGTTTGAAGCCCCTATCGACGCTGTCTATCAGCTGCTCAATCGCGCGCGGTGGAACAGCGCCGATGTCGATCTGTGGGAAATCAACGAAGCATTTGCTTCTCAAACCATAGCCTGCATGCGCGGGCTCTCGATCAAGCACGATCGGCTGAACGTGCATGGGGGGGCCATTGCCCTGGGACACCCCATCGGATGCAGCGGTGCACGGGTCGTGGTCACTTTGCTTCATGCACTTGCCGCGCGAGGCCTCTCGCGAGGCGTGGCCACACTTTGCCTTGGCGGAGGAGGCGCCGTTGCCATCGCCGTGGAACTTCAGCCGTGA
- a CDS encoding NADH-quinone oxidoreductase subunit C: MSGPTLLDRLKKQFGDKIVGANFDAIDPWIEVAPEAIRDVSKFLKVDAELQLNFCNCITAVDYFEPDPKKAAKATFSPHIELVYHLSSITKKHSLVLKVMLPRWKDDVPGQCPQVPTVSDIWRTADWHEREVFDLSGIDFVGHPDLRRILCPEDWIGYPLRKDYEMPLDYHGIRGR; this comes from the coding sequence ATGAGTGGCCCCACCCTTCTCGATCGACTGAAAAAGCAATTTGGCGACAAGATTGTCGGCGCCAACTTCGATGCTATCGATCCTTGGATCGAAGTCGCCCCCGAAGCGATTCGCGACGTTTCGAAGTTTCTCAAAGTCGACGCTGAACTGCAGCTGAACTTCTGCAACTGCATTACGGCAGTCGACTACTTCGAGCCCGATCCCAAGAAGGCAGCCAAGGCCACCTTCTCGCCACACATCGAGTTGGTTTATCACCTTTCGAGCATCACCAAAAAGCACTCGCTGGTGCTGAAGGTCATGCTGCCGCGATGGAAGGACGATGTCCCGGGCCAATGCCCCCAAGTTCCCACCGTGTCTGACATCTGGCGCACCGCCGACTGGCACGAACGGGAAGTGTTCGATCTCTCGGGGATCGACTTCGTCGGGCACCCTGATCTGCGACGCATCCTTTGCCCCGAAGACTGGATCGGCTATCCACTTCGCAAGGACTACGAAATGCCGCTCGACTATCACGGCATCCGAGGTCGGTAA
- a CDS encoding aldo/keto reductase, whose product MTTPTSPVERRELGKTGIFVSPVALGCWPIAGMTSLDVNDQDSLATLQATLDSGINFLDTAYCYGAFGESEKLIAEAIRGRREKVVIATKGGLHWKSPTERAYDGTPQKLIAECHESLARLGTDYIDLLYLHASDPKTPVEISAEAYVALKSEGKIRAVGVSNLTLEQLQKFAAVCPVDAIQPPYNMLQREIENDLLPYCLEHSIAVCVYWPLMKGLLAGKLPRDYVFRPGDGRAKYPMFQGEEWLKNQDFLDELRVIAAECGKTVAQLVVNWTIHQPGITVALCGAKRPDQIAETAESMGWSLSASQIERIETALARRGLPLTRGAV is encoded by the coding sequence GTGACCACTCCGACTTCCCCCGTCGAGCGCCGAGAGCTCGGAAAAACAGGCATTTTTGTATCACCGGTCGCCCTCGGATGCTGGCCAATTGCCGGGATGACGAGTCTGGATGTAAACGACCAGGACAGTTTGGCAACGCTTCAAGCGACACTCGATTCGGGGATCAATTTTCTCGATACCGCCTATTGCTACGGCGCATTTGGCGAGAGTGAAAAGTTGATAGCCGAGGCGATTCGAGGGCGTCGCGAGAAAGTGGTGATTGCTACGAAGGGTGGATTGCACTGGAAGTCGCCCACCGAGCGAGCCTACGACGGGACCCCACAGAAATTGATCGCCGAGTGCCACGAAAGCCTTGCGCGACTCGGCACCGACTACATCGACCTGCTGTACCTACATGCCAGTGATCCGAAAACGCCGGTGGAAATTTCAGCCGAGGCGTATGTGGCCCTGAAATCGGAAGGGAAGATTCGTGCCGTTGGTGTTTCGAATCTCACGCTCGAGCAACTGCAGAAGTTCGCTGCGGTTTGTCCGGTCGATGCCATCCAGCCACCTTACAACATGCTGCAACGCGAAATTGAAAACGACTTACTGCCGTACTGTCTCGAGCACTCGATTGCCGTTTGCGTCTACTGGCCTCTGATGAAAGGCTTGCTGGCTGGCAAGCTTCCGCGTGACTACGTTTTTCGGCCCGGTGATGGCCGCGCAAAGTATCCAATGTTTCAAGGGGAAGAGTGGCTGAAGAATCAGGACTTTCTCGATGAACTTCGCGTCATCGCCGCTGAATGCGGAAAAACGGTGGCTCAGCTGGTAGTGAACTGGACGATCCACCAACCTGGGATTACGGTGGCTTTATGCGGCGCAAAACGCCCCGATCAAATCGCGGAGACCGCCGAAAGCATGGGCTGGAGTCTCTCCGCGTCTCAGATCGAGCGTATCGAAACGGCACTAGCTCGGCGTGGTTTACCACTCACACGCGGGGCGGTTTAA
- a CDS encoding ferrochelatase translates to MAANYDAFLLISFGGPEGPDDVMPFLENVLRGKNVPRERMLEVAEHYNHFGGVSPINSQCRELLEALKVEFAASGVNLPIYWGNRNWTPMLRDTMEQMKKDGVKRAIAFFTSAYSSYSGCRQYRENIMTAQQEVGEGAPAVDKLRVFFNHPGFIEPMIARTRDAIAKLPPEKQSGVKILFTAHSIPMGMATNCRYEVQLSEASRLVAEGVNIPDWKLVYQSRSGPPSQPWLEPDVSDALATIAAEHPGAGVVVVPIGFISDHMEVMFDLDEEAMHKAGELGLSMVRAATVGSDPQFVQMIRQLVVERMSDNPERLVLGQLPPNHDVCPADCCKYEPVRPPMGAGRPAARP, encoded by the coding sequence GTGGCGGCCAACTACGACGCGTTCCTGCTTATTTCCTTCGGTGGTCCCGAGGGACCCGACGATGTGATGCCGTTTCTCGAAAACGTGCTCCGTGGCAAGAACGTCCCGCGTGAGCGGATGCTCGAAGTGGCTGAGCACTACAACCATTTCGGTGGCGTGAGCCCGATCAACAGCCAATGCCGCGAGTTGCTCGAGGCGTTGAAAGTGGAGTTTGCTGCGAGCGGTGTCAACTTGCCCATCTACTGGGGCAACCGCAACTGGACACCCATGCTCCGCGACACCATGGAGCAGATGAAGAAGGATGGAGTGAAGCGGGCGATTGCTTTTTTCACGTCGGCCTACAGCAGCTACAGCGGCTGTCGCCAGTATCGCGAAAACATCATGACCGCTCAGCAAGAGGTGGGAGAAGGGGCACCTGCAGTCGACAAGCTGCGCGTCTTTTTCAACCATCCTGGCTTTATCGAGCCGATGATTGCTCGCACGCGCGATGCGATTGCAAAGTTGCCCCCCGAGAAGCAATCGGGGGTAAAGATTCTCTTCACCGCTCATAGCATTCCGATGGGGATGGCGACGAATTGCCGCTATGAAGTGCAGCTCAGCGAGGCCTCGCGACTGGTGGCCGAAGGGGTAAACATTCCCGACTGGAAACTGGTGTATCAGAGCCGCAGTGGACCTCCGTCGCAGCCGTGGCTCGAGCCTGATGTGTCCGATGCACTGGCCACTATTGCTGCCGAGCATCCAGGAGCCGGTGTTGTCGTCGTGCCGATCGGATTTATTTCCGATCACATGGAAGTGATGTTCGACCTCGATGAGGAAGCGATGCACAAAGCAGGCGAGCTAGGCCTCTCGATGGTGCGTGCTGCAACCGTGGGAAGTGATCCACAGTTTGTGCAGATGATTCGCCAGTTGGTGGTTGAGCGGATGAGCGACAATCCCGAACGTTTGGTGCTTGGGCAATTGCCGCCGAATCACGATGTTTGCCCGGCAGATTGCTGTAAGTATGAGCCGGTTCGGCCACCGATGGGGGCTGGACGACCAGCAGCGAGGCCGTAA
- the csrA gene encoding carbon storage regulator CsrA, giving the protein MLVLSRKKNESIVINNDITIVVVEIRGDKVRLGVEAPKEVPVHRREVYDAIKRAEAGESAPKPAE; this is encoded by the coding sequence ATGTTGGTGCTATCACGGAAAAAGAACGAGAGTATCGTCATCAACAACGACATCACGATTGTGGTGGTCGAGATTCGCGGCGACAAAGTACGTCTGGGAGTTGAAGCTCCTAAGGAAGTGCCAGTCCACCGCCGCGAGGTCTACGATGCCATTAAGCGTGCCGAAGCTGGTGAGTCGGCTCCCAAGCCGGCTGAATAG
- a CDS encoding NADH-quinone oxidoreductase subunit A, which produces MSPAVATTLGIVAYLAVFAGVGVTFLFVNLLVGLFVRPSNPHQEKLEIYECGEPTIGSSFVQFDLRFYVVALLFIIFDVEVAFFFPWAAVFGKTTTLMKDDVQVVQVAENGELELTPAAAGIYKELGVRNPTVPTTTPPALASAVPTTGDEAAIASARIHAGARTLAWLTIIDIGAFFAVLLIGFAYVWKRGDLDWVRAVSKERSEAPIKSRTQDPLEEEAALSA; this is translated from the coding sequence ATGTCACCAGCAGTAGCCACGACGCTTGGAATCGTTGCGTATCTGGCCGTTTTCGCCGGCGTTGGCGTCACCTTCTTGTTTGTGAACTTGTTGGTCGGCCTGTTCGTCCGCCCTTCGAACCCTCACCAAGAGAAACTGGAGATCTACGAGTGCGGCGAGCCAACGATCGGCAGCAGCTTCGTCCAGTTCGATCTTCGGTTTTATGTGGTCGCTCTGCTCTTCATCATCTTTGATGTGGAAGTGGCGTTCTTCTTTCCCTGGGCAGCTGTGTTTGGCAAAACCACCACCCTGATGAAGGACGATGTTCAAGTGGTGCAAGTGGCTGAGAACGGAGAGCTCGAGCTCACTCCAGCCGCCGCTGGCATCTACAAAGAACTTGGTGTTCGCAACCCGACCGTTCCTACCACAACACCCCCGGCGCTCGCCTCCGCTGTGCCTACGACTGGCGATGAAGCAGCGATTGCTTCGGCCCGCATTCACGCAGGAGCCCGGACACTGGCTTGGCTTACGATCATCGATATCGGTGCCTTCTTCGCGGTGCTGCTCATCGGATTTGCTTACGTCTGGAAGCGTGGCGACCTCGACTGGGTCCGTGCGGTTTCGAAAGAACGTAGCGAAGCTCCGATCAAGTCCCGTACGCAAGATCCACTCGAAGAAGAAGCTGCCCTCTCAGCCTAA
- a CDS encoding DUF2203 domain-containing protein has translation MKPQRLFTIEQANSMLPLVRAIATDMANLARELVERRERLAVITAGRTRKTGDVYSEELAQVEAELARDAERLREYVTELEDLGVYPRAAVDGIVDFPAKLDGRAVFLCWKVGDPEVLYFHELDATYSDRTSLTAESLPGGPCTTASGDN, from the coding sequence GTGAAACCTCAGAGACTGTTCACCATCGAGCAGGCCAACAGCATGCTCCCTTTGGTGCGTGCCATTGCTACCGACATGGCCAACCTCGCTCGCGAACTCGTCGAGCGACGCGAACGTCTGGCGGTAATCACCGCAGGCCGAACCCGCAAAACCGGCGATGTCTACTCCGAAGAACTGGCTCAAGTAGAAGCAGAACTGGCTCGCGACGCCGAGCGACTTCGCGAGTACGTCACCGAACTCGAAGACCTAGGTGTTTATCCGCGAGCAGCTGTCGATGGCATCGTCGATTTTCCTGCCAAACTCGATGGCCGAGCGGTCTTCCTCTGCTGGAAAGTGGGAGACCCTGAAGTCCTCTACTTTCACGAACTCGACGCCACCTATAGTGATCGCACCTCACTAACGGCTGAAAGCCTTCCTGGCGGCCCCTGCACCACTGCCTCCGGTGATAATTAA
- a CDS encoding (deoxy)nucleoside triphosphate pyrophosphohydrolase, with protein MADNRPQVVVAVAVVRSGDRFLIGQRPPGSKLAGLWEFPGGKVEPGESAADAAIRECLEETNLAVRIVAPLPGRRQTYDHATIELHFFDCEPLDPSQPAADGYRWVERSQLNSYEFPAGNSELLAHLTRP; from the coding sequence ATGGCAGACAATCGACCTCAGGTTGTCGTTGCAGTGGCTGTGGTGCGCAGTGGCGATCGATTTTTGATCGGCCAGCGTCCACCAGGAAGCAAACTTGCCGGACTGTGGGAGTTTCCCGGTGGCAAAGTCGAGCCGGGTGAATCAGCGGCTGATGCGGCGATTCGCGAATGCCTGGAAGAAACCAACTTAGCAGTTCGCATCGTCGCTCCGTTACCAGGACGCAGGCAAACCTACGATCACGCCACGATCGAACTGCACTTCTTCGATTGCGAGCCGCTCGACCCCAGTCAACCAGCAGCCGACGGCTATCGCTGGGTCGAACGGTCTCAGCTAAACAGCTATGAATTCCCGGCCGGAAATAGCGAATTACTGGCACATCTTACCCGCCCATAA
- a CDS encoding cold shock domain-containing protein: MQYGIIKSVSFERGFGFIRQQRGLDVYFHATVVVDQAFERIQPDQPVKYELEKRDRDAPKDPREKGPRAIKVELIDRVPGGILAPPPPAQAPKHHPRARQRKPTWRRSIGEPAPSADAPDSSGAEGVTDAGGSDIPSQE; this comes from the coding sequence ATGCAGTATGGAATTATCAAGTCGGTTTCGTTCGAGCGAGGTTTTGGATTTATCCGGCAGCAGCGAGGTCTCGACGTCTACTTTCATGCGACCGTGGTCGTCGATCAGGCATTCGAGCGCATCCAGCCCGATCAGCCGGTGAAATACGAACTGGAAAAGCGTGATCGCGATGCGCCGAAAGATCCCCGCGAAAAAGGTCCTCGCGCCATCAAGGTCGAGTTGATCGATCGCGTACCGGGAGGCATTCTCGCCCCACCTCCACCAGCACAAGCTCCCAAACATCATCCCCGCGCCCGTCAGCGAAAGCCGACTTGGCGACGCAGCATTGGCGAGCCTGCTCCCTCCGCCGATGCCCCCGACAGCTCAGGTGCGGAAGGGGTGACGGACGCAGGCGGATCGGATATACCATCGCAAGAGTGA
- a CDS encoding 4Fe-4S binding protein, producing the protein MWDWLRNIYLAVYTVGHGMYVTLRYWLITYQPERGTFTERFEYPEKPVPVAARYRGFHRYDLTTCIACDQCAKACPVDCIYIGKERVEGSKGFKITGFAIDYSKCMFCALCVEPCPVDCIFMGATHDLSCYSRDGCIVDFSRLPLEVAWGRSTLNPTAVAESKVIAEPVHGGPNQ; encoded by the coding sequence ATGTGGGATTGGCTGCGAAACATCTATCTGGCTGTCTACACCGTCGGCCACGGTATGTATGTCACGCTCCGCTATTGGCTTATCACCTATCAGCCTGAGCGTGGCACATTCACCGAGCGTTTTGAGTACCCCGAAAAGCCCGTGCCGGTGGCGGCCCGCTATCGTGGTTTTCATCGCTACGACCTCACCACCTGCATCGCCTGCGACCAGTGCGCCAAGGCTTGCCCGGTCGACTGCATTTACATCGGTAAAGAGCGGGTCGAGGGGAGCAAAGGCTTCAAAATCACCGGTTTTGCCATCGATTATTCGAAGTGCATGTTTTGTGCATTGTGCGTCGAGCCCTGCCCGGTCGATTGCATTTTCATGGGAGCCACGCACGATCTGAGCTGCTACAGCCGCGATGGTTGCATTGTCGACTTCTCGCGACTTCCACTGGAAGTGGCCTGGGGCCGTTCGACCCTCAACCCCACTGCCGTTGCTGAGTCGAAAGTCATCGCCGAGCCTGTCCACGGCGGACCGAATCAGTAG
- a CDS encoding enoyl-ACP reductase, which translates to MGMFEGKKGLILGVANDRSIAWAIAKFIMEQGGVCGFTHLPDKADDERKKNRRRVSTLTDEYPNNCKFLVPLDVQNDENIASVMALAKSEMGEIDFLLHSIAFATLDDLKRDTIETSREGFKLAMEISAYSLIAVCNHAKDILKPGGAVLTMTYFGGEKCVPGYNVMGICKAALEASMRYLAYDLGAKGVRVNALSAGPLKTLAGQAAGVGEMQFLYEEMAPLGRNVTHSEVGKTGAFLLSDMSDGITSEVLHIDGGYNAMGSPGRMLDKLKAAGK; encoded by the coding sequence ATGGGAATGTTCGAGGGTAAGAAGGGTTTGATCCTGGGTGTTGCCAACGATCGGTCGATTGCCTGGGCCATTGCCAAGTTCATCATGGAACAAGGGGGCGTATGCGGCTTTACTCACCTGCCCGATAAGGCAGACGACGAGCGCAAGAAGAATCGCCGCCGCGTTTCGACCCTCACCGACGAATATCCCAACAACTGCAAGTTCCTGGTGCCACTCGACGTGCAGAACGACGAGAACATCGCCTCGGTGATGGCTCTTGCGAAAAGCGAAATGGGGGAAATCGATTTTCTGCTTCACTCCATCGCCTTTGCCACGCTTGACGATCTGAAACGCGACACGATCGAAACCAGCCGCGAAGGCTTTAAGCTGGCGATGGAAATCTCGGCCTATAGCCTGATTGCCGTTTGCAACCACGCCAAAGATATCCTGAAGCCTGGCGGTGCCGTACTCACGATGACCTATTTCGGCGGCGAGAAGTGCGTGCCGGGTTATAACGTCATGGGTATCTGCAAGGCAGCGCTCGAAGCTTCGATGCGCTACTTGGCCTACGATCTGGGTGCCAAGGGTGTGCGTGTGAACGCGCTGAGTGCTGGCCCGCTCAAGACCCTCGCAGGTCAAGCGGCTGGTGTCGGCGAAATGCAATTCCTTTACGAAGAAATGGCACCGCTCGGCCGCAACGTCACGCACAGCGAAGTGGGAAAAACCGGCGCGTTCCTGCTCTCGGATATGTCGGACGGTATCACCTCGGAAGTGCTGCACATCGACGGTGGCTACAACGCCATGGGTTCGCCCGGTCGAATGCTCGATAAGCTGAAAGCCGCTGGCAAGTAA
- a CDS encoding tetratricopeptide repeat protein → MPSLPFPTFRPLFFAAMHLVASLLIAQQIPSLGAEAPAPAKTPTDTTPPAIAAAKELATMVQNLARDARSSVVVVTASGREASDTQLGTGFIISADGLVATNYHVIGEGRPLEVRTADGKQLEVIEIHATDRNADLAVLRVKAEGLPFLKLGDSAKVAEGEPIVVLGNPRGLRHSVVSGVISGMRDIDEAGLKQKMLQIAMPIEPGNSGGPVLNLAGEVLGVVTMKSLVTENLGFAIQVSDLKRILENPNSLPIARWISIGALDPKQWTTLFGARWSQRGGKLLVTGQGNGFGGRSLCLSQEKPPELPFEVSVMVKMDDEAGAAGLVFHSDGENRHYGFYPSAGNVRLSRFEGPDVFSWQVLYDKPTKAYRAKEWNTLKVRVEEGAISCFVNDELVTKVEDRVYTSGQVGLAKFRQTSAEFRRFQVGKSVPRALPSESEASSIREQVAMIPSLREIVSESLSPFTKNASASVHVLRDEAARLRARADELTRIAADVRTASVVEELRKVAGPEVAEVDLLAASLWIASLDEEDVDVTAYIKQVDRMAAEVKSSFTEKPADDEKITKLNRLLFDELGFHGSRADYYQRANSYFNRVLDDREGLPITLSVLYLSLAKRIDLPMEGVGMPGHFLVRHRPVEGEPQLLDPFDRGAKISREQAAKLMLESSGAVLEDEHLVATPHRAIVVRMLQNLLNLAQGSQDREAMIRYLDAMIAVDPALVRERGLRAIVRFETGRKQAAAIDLDWFLEKKPEGIDLEQIESMRAFFLEDSGKN, encoded by the coding sequence ATGCCATCTCTTCCGTTCCCTACGTTTCGACCTCTCTTCTTCGCAGCAATGCATCTCGTCGCCTCGCTGCTGATCGCACAGCAAATACCATCGCTCGGGGCCGAAGCACCTGCACCGGCGAAAACGCCCACCGATACGACTCCACCCGCCATCGCAGCGGCGAAAGAGCTAGCCACGATGGTGCAAAATCTGGCCCGCGATGCACGCAGCAGTGTGGTGGTTGTCACAGCCAGTGGACGTGAAGCTAGCGATACGCAGCTCGGCACCGGCTTTATCATCTCGGCCGATGGACTTGTTGCTACGAACTATCACGTCATTGGCGAAGGTCGGCCACTGGAAGTTCGCACCGCCGACGGCAAGCAACTCGAAGTCATCGAGATTCACGCGACCGATCGTAATGCTGACTTGGCAGTTTTGCGGGTAAAAGCCGAAGGACTTCCGTTCCTGAAGCTGGGGGACTCGGCAAAGGTGGCTGAAGGGGAGCCGATTGTAGTGCTTGGGAATCCGCGCGGACTGAGGCACAGCGTGGTGAGTGGCGTGATCAGTGGCATGCGCGATATCGACGAGGCGGGGCTGAAACAAAAGATGCTGCAAATCGCCATGCCGATCGAGCCTGGCAACAGCGGCGGACCGGTTCTGAATCTGGCCGGGGAAGTGCTCGGCGTGGTGACAATGAAATCGCTTGTCACCGAGAATCTCGGCTTTGCAATCCAGGTGAGCGATCTGAAGCGAATTCTCGAAAATCCCAACTCGCTGCCGATTGCACGCTGGATCTCCATCGGTGCGCTCGACCCCAAGCAGTGGACCACGCTGTTTGGCGCACGTTGGTCGCAGCGTGGTGGCAAACTCCTCGTCACAGGGCAGGGGAACGGTTTTGGTGGCCGCTCTCTCTGTTTATCGCAAGAGAAACCGCCTGAGCTTCCCTTCGAAGTTTCGGTAATGGTGAAAATGGACGACGAAGCCGGAGCTGCGGGGCTCGTGTTCCACAGCGATGGCGAGAATCGACACTATGGGTTCTATCCTTCGGCTGGCAATGTGCGGCTCAGCCGATTTGAAGGCCCCGACGTCTTTAGCTGGCAAGTTCTCTACGACAAACCGACAAAGGCCTATCGCGCGAAGGAGTGGAACACGCTCAAGGTGCGTGTGGAAGAAGGGGCGATCTCTTGCTTCGTCAATGACGAGCTTGTCACGAAGGTAGAAGATCGCGTCTACACCTCGGGACAGGTGGGACTTGCCAAATTTCGACAAACTTCGGCTGAATTTCGCCGTTTTCAGGTGGGTAAGAGTGTCCCACGTGCTCTGCCGAGTGAATCGGAGGCGAGTAGCATTCGCGAGCAAGTGGCGATGATTCCATCGCTACGCGAAATTGTGAGCGAGTCGCTTTCCCCCTTCACCAAGAATGCCAGCGCCAGCGTGCATGTGTTGCGAGACGAAGCGGCCCGCTTGCGGGCACGTGCCGATGAGCTCACGCGTATCGCAGCAGATGTTCGAACCGCGTCGGTCGTGGAAGAGCTTCGTAAAGTCGCAGGTCCCGAAGTGGCCGAGGTCGATCTCCTGGCAGCCTCGCTTTGGATTGCCTCGCTCGACGAAGAGGATGTCGACGTCACGGCGTACATCAAGCAAGTCGATCGTATGGCAGCGGAGGTAAAGTCCTCTTTCACCGAGAAGCCCGCCGATGACGAAAAGATCACCAAACTCAATCGGCTGTTGTTCGATGAACTCGGATTTCATGGGAGCAGGGCTGACTATTATCAGCGCGCGAATAGCTACTTCAATCGTGTCCTCGATGATCGCGAAGGATTGCCGATCACCTTATCGGTGCTCTACCTTTCGCTGGCCAAGCGAATCGATTTGCCGATGGAAGGTGTCGGCATGCCAGGACATTTTCTCGTGCGGCATCGACCCGTCGAAGGGGAGCCGCAACTGCTCGATCCGTTTGATCGCGGCGCAAAAATCTCGCGTGAGCAGGCTGCCAAGTTGATGCTCGAAAGCAGCGGTGCTGTGCTGGAAGATGAGCATCTAGTCGCAACGCCCCACCGGGCCATTGTGGTGCGGATGCTGCAGAACTTGCTAAATCTCGCACAAGGATCGCAAGATCGCGAGGCGATGATCCGCTATCTCGACGCTATGATTGCCGTCGACCCAGCCTTGGTTCGCGAACGAGGCTTACGAGCGATTGTTCGTTTCGAAACTGGTCGGAAGCAAGCCGCTGCTATCGATCTCGACTGGTTCCTCGAAAAGAAACCGGAAGGGATCGACCTCGAGCAAATCGAAAGTATGCGGGCCTTTTTTCTCGAAGATAGCGGAAAGAACTAG